Part of the uncultured Desulfobacter sp. genome, TAACTTTCATATGAAAATATTTATAAACGAGCCTTATAACAAATGGGGGCCGTCATGGCAAGGAAAAAATTGGCAATGGGAAAGGTGTTGCACTGCTTGCATTAATGTCGTGCGGGAGAAAGAAAACAAAAAGAAAATAAAAACCCGGACGCTGTGTTGAGGGAACGTCCGGGTCTTACTATTTTACAGCTTGGAGATCAGTTCTGCAGTTACATCGGGCAGCGCTTGTTCGCCGTTCAGTGTAACGTATTTGAAATCTGCGTCCGGCAGATCTCTGAAGTAGTAGGAAGAGGCCAGGGTGCCGGTATCTGTGTCATAGTAGATGGAGTGACGTTTGTCGATGGCAGTTTCATCCTGGTCATCGGCGCGGGTGCTCAGTGCTCCGCCGCATACCCGGCATTTGTCTCCGTCGGGTTTGATGGCGTCGATGAAAATGTTGTTGGGATGGTTGTTGTCATTTTCGCACAACCGTCTGCCCATGATTCTGTTTTTGGCAATTTCACGGTCCAGCAGCATTTCGATAACGTAGTCAAGTTTGATGCCCTGCTCGTTGAGTGCGGCATGCAGTTTTTCAGACTGAACTTTATTTCTTGGGAACCCGTCCAGCAGCCATCCGTTTTTGCAGTCGTCCTGTTTGATGCGGTCGATCATCATGGGGATGGTGATGTCATCGGGTACCAGGTCGCCGGCGTCGATAAATGCTTTGGCTTTTTTACCTAGTTCTGTACCGCCTTTGATGTTGTCGCGGAAGATCGCACCGGATTCAACATGGGCTATGTTGTATTTGTCTTTGAGGATTTTTCCCTGGGTACCTTTACCGCTGCCGTTGGGGCCGAAAAATAAAATGTTCATCTTTACTCCTTGAGATGGGTTTATATTCATATCCTGTCGGGACACATCCGACATAATCAAAAATCGTAATATCTTAAATTGAAAGAAGCAATTGGGTTCATGGCGTTCTTTCATGGCCTGCCAAGGGCATTCTTGTTATGAAAAATGAAGATCTGCCCGTCTGTGCCAAATGTATCAGCAAATCTTAATATAGGACTGCCCTTTTTTTGTCAAGGAATTGCAGCCTTGCGCCACTGTCCTTACATGCGCGGGCTTTTGTCGGGTTGAGGTTGGATGAATTGTGTTAAAAAGCGTGGAGGGGCTTGCTAAATTAGACCTTGAATGTCCCCCGGCAAATTGATATTAAATACAAATTTATTACAAGATTCTTAATTCAGATAGTCCGGTGAACACGTTAAATAATTATCCATATATAAAATAAGGGGAGAAAAAATGACTGAACTGATTGATGTCAGGGCAAGGGAAATTATTGATTCAAGAGGGAATCCTACGGTTGAAGTGGATGTGACCCTGGCCTGCGGCGCCCAGGGACGGGCCGCTGTGCCCTCCGGCGCGTCAACCGGTACACGGGAAGCCCTTGAACTTCGTGACAAGGCTGAAAACCGTTTTATGGGCAAAGGTGTGCTCAATGCCGTGGCCAATGTCAATGAAGTCATAGCCCCGGAGATCATCGGTTATGATGCCATGGATCAGGCCGGACTGGACCTGACCATGATTGATATTGACGGAACGGAAAACAAATCACGGCTGGGCGCCAACGCTATTTTAGGCGTCTCCATGGCCGCCGCAAGAGCTGCTGCCGCAGCCAACGGTGTGCCGCTGTACCGCCATATCGGCGGCATCAATGCCCGGGTCATGCCTGTTCCCATGATGAATATCATCAACGGCGGAGCCCATGCAGCCAACAATCTGGATATCCAGGAGTTCATGATTCTTCCCTTTGGTGCAGCCAATGTGTCCGAAGCCATCCGCATGGGTGCAGAGACCTTTCATAACCTGAAAAAAATACTCAAAGGCAAGGGGCTTTCCACGGGTGTCGGCGACGAAGGCGGGTTTGCGCCGGATCTAGGGTCCAACGAAGAGGCCATTGAAAATATCATTACCGCCATTGAGGCTGCCGGCTATCGTCCGGGCAAGGACATCGGCATCGGCCTGGATGCCGCCGCCAGCGAGTTCTACAAAGACGGCAAATATGTATTTGCCTCTGAAAACAGAGCAATGTCCCCGGCTGAACTCATTGACTACTATGAAAGTCTGATTGATAAATATCCCCTGGTCTCCATCGAAGACGGTCTGGCGGAAGGGGACTGGGATAACTGGGAACTCATGACCCAGCGCCTGGGCAACCGTATCCAGATTGTGGGAGATGATGTATTTGTGACCAATCCGGATATTTTTAAGCAAGGCATTGCAAGGGGTGTGGGTAACTCCATTCTGATCAAGCTGAACCAGATCGGCACCGTCACCGAGACCCTTGATACCATCCAGATGGCCAAGGACTCCGGGTATACCACCGTGGTATCCCACAGATCCGGTGAAACCGAAGACAGTTTTATTGCCGACCTTGCCGTGGGTGTAAATTCCGGGCAGATCAAAACCGGTTCCATGTCCAGAAGTGATCGTGTCGCAAAATACAATCAATTGATCCGCATCGAAGAAGAACTGGCTGAGTGTGCGGTTTTTCCCGAAGATCTGTTTGTTTTAAAATAGTGTTTATGGAAGATAGCAGGACAGGCATGTTATGCTAGGACTCTATTTCCTATTTGTCAGCTGAACACCAGGCGGGGATTTTGTCTTCCTAAATCCCCGCCTCTTTCATATGAGCGTCTCAAAATTATTAAATTAATTTTTTATTTCGTTTGGGGTGAACCGGCTATTGATAGGCCGGATCAGCCTTTGACGATGATATGAAAGTCAAAATAAGCTGTGATATGGCTTTCCTGATTCCCCTATTTCTGATATGAAGTCCGGCTGATAAAATTTGGAACTACCTGGACAACCTGTTCATGCAGGATTATTCGTGAACGGTAAGGTGTGATTTAAATAGTTATGATTAAAAACGTGTAAAAGTGAGGACTGGATGGCTGATATAACTAAATATATTTTTGTAACAGGCGGGGTGTTATCCTCATTGGGTAAGGGACTTGCGTCCGCGGCCATTGGCATGCTCCTGGAAAGCCGGGGGCTGACCGTGACCATTCAGAAACTGGATCCTTACATCAATGTTGACCCGGGAACCATGAACCCCTTCCAGCACGGTGAAGTATTTGTCACCGATGACGGTGCTGAAACCGATCTTGATCTGGGACATTATGAGCGGTTCACCAATGCCAAGCTTGGCAAGAACAATAATTTTACAACAGGTAAGATCTATGATCAGGTGATCACCAAAGAGCGCCGGGGCGAATACCTTGGCGGGACCGTTCAGGTCATCCCACATATCACCGACGAGATCAAACAGGCCATTACCCTGGTTTCCGATGATGCGGATGTGGTAATTGTGGAGATCGGCGGCACCATCGGAGATATTGAATCGCTTCCCTTTCTTGAGGCCATCCGCCAGTTCAAGGCCGATGCCGGCCCTTCCAACGTGATTTATATTCACCTGACCCTGGTGCCTTATATTAAGACAGCCTGCGAGGTGAAAACCAAGCCCACCCAGCACAGTGTAAAGGAGCTTCGCAGTATCGGCATCCAGCCGGATATCCTCTTGTGCCGCACCGAAAGCCTGTTGACCCAGGACATTAAAAACAAGATTGCCCTGTTCTGCAATGTTGGAGCCGATGCCGTGTTCACGGCCAAGGATGTGGACTGCATCTATGATGTGCCCATTGTCTACAACGAAGAAGGCTTGGGGGACATGGTGCTTAAAAAGTTGAACATCTGGGCCAGGGCGCCGCGCATTGACGGCTGGCGGGAGATGGTGGAGCGCCTGAAAAGTCCGCGTCATCAAGTCACCATTGCCATTGTGGGCAAATATGTGGATTTGACCGAGAGTTATAAAAGCCTGAATGAGGCCTTGACCCACGGCGGAATCTCCAATGACACCAAGGTGAATTTGAAGTTTGTGGATTCCTCCACCCTGACGAAGGAGAATGTGGATGGTGTGCTGTCCACTGTTGACGCCGTTCTGGTTCCCGGCGGATTCGGAAGCCGGGGGATCGAAGGAAAGATCCTTGCGGCCGGCTATGCCCGTAAAAACAAGGTGCCGTTCTTCGGCATTTGTCTGGGCATGCAGATGGCCGTCATTGAAGTCGCACGTAACCTGGCCGGCCTTGAAGATGCCAACAGCGAAGAGTTTGATGCCGACACCCCCTATCCGGTGATCTACCTGATGAAAGAGTGGGTGGATGAGCAGACCGGTAAGGTGGAAAAACGCGATGAATCTTCGGATAAGGGCGGCACCATGCGCCTGGGCGCCTATCCCTGTCTTCTGGCCGAAGATACCTTTGCCATGAATGCCTACAAGACGGAAAATATTTCCGAACGGCATCGCCACCGGTTTGAGTTCAATAATGAATTTAAGGAGAAACTGGTGGAATCCGGACTTGTCATTTCAGGGACATCCCCGGACCATGGCCTGGTGGAAATTGTGGAGCTTAAAGACCACCCCTGGTATCTGGGCTGCCAGTTCCATCCGGAATTCAAGTCCAAACCCATGGTGCCCCATCCGCTTTTCAAGGCATTTATCAAAGCGGCCCTGAAAAATAAGAGATGAGTGACGAATTTGTCACCATAACCGGTCCAGGCGACATCCGTCTTGAGGGAATTTTTAACCGGCAGGAAACCAACAAAGCGGCGGTGATCACCCATCCCCACCCCCTTTATGGCGGAAATATGGATGTGCCTTTGATTTGCCGGATGGCTGCCTGCTTTCAATCTGCCGGGATTGCCGCCTTGCGTTTTAATTTCAGGGGCACCGGGGTCAGTACCGGAACATTTGACGATGGTCAAGGCGAGCAGGATGATGTCAAAAGTGCTTTAAAATTTTTGTCCGACCAGGGGTATGATCAGCTTTTGCTTGCCGGATATTCCTTTGGTGCATGGGTCAACGCCCATGTGGTAAACGCCGGTGTCGAGGTCACGGATCATATTATGATCTCGCCCCCGGCAGCGTTGCTAGGTTTTGATTCGGTCGAACAACTGCCCCATACTGGGCTGATTCTTACGGGTGAAAATGATGATTTAGCACCTGCTTTCATGGTGCACGATCTTTTGTCAAAATGGCAAATTGCCCCCCGGGTAGAGGTCCTTTCCGGTGTTGATCACTTTTATGCCGGAGCCCTGGACCAGTTGGAAAGCATTCTTTCAGACTACCTGCAGCCCTGACTCTTTTAAATCCCATTGGAAAAAATGTCATTTGGACCAGATTGATATAAAAATACTGAACATTCTCCAGGAAAACGGCAAAATAACCAATGCCAAACTTTCCCGGATGGTGGGAATTTCAGCCCCGGCGACCTTGGAACGGGTGAAGCGCCTGGAAAGTGCCGGGGTGATCTCCCATTTTACGGCCGTGGTGGATCCCGAAAAGGTCGGGTTCTCCATTATGGTTATTGTCAGTATTACACTGAGCTTGAGCAAGCTCTCTTCGGTGCCTTTGATCAAAGAAAAATTTGCCGAACTTGATGAGGTTGTGGAGTGCTATCAGATCGCCGGAGCCCACGATTTTATTCTCAAGGTTGTGGCAAAGGACATCAAAGCCTATGCCGAATTTATGAACCGGAAATTAACCCGGATTCAAGGCATCCAGAGTATCCAGTCCTCAATTGTCATTGACAGCCTCAAGGATAAGAAAATTCTTGTCCTTGGGGCCGACGATGACAGCTAATCTTCCTACATTTTCCGCTTTACGAATCTGTTTGTTCATCCGGCGTCGGCGTGCCGAATCCACCGCCGCCGGGGCTCATTATTCGGAAACGTTCTCCGGGTTGCGCCAGTATATCGTTTTTGGCACCCATGTTGATGGCTGTGCCGTCTTTTTTGATGAAGAGATTGAGCCCCTTTTTTCCCGGTTCCCCGCCGTCCATCCCGTAGGGCGCAAAGACCCTGCGTTCTGAAAGGATGGCGACATTGAGGGGGGCCAAGAACTCCACCTCGCGCACCAGGCCGTCCCCGCCATTAAACTGTCCCCGGCCGCCGGATCCCCGGCGAATGGAAAATTCTCTTAGAAGCACGGGATAGCGACGCTCCAGAATCTCCGGATCGGTGATGCGGGTGTTGGTCATGTGGGTCTGGACCCCGGTCCGGCCGTGCCAGGTCGGTCCGGCCCCGGCCCCGCCGGCAATGGTCTCGTAGTAGCCGAACCGGTCGTTGCCGAAGGTGAAGTTGTTCATACAGCCCTGGGAGGCGGCGGCCACACCGAACGCCTTGAGAACCACATCGGTGATGCGCTGGGACGTCAGCACGTTGCCGCCCACCACGGCTGCGTCGGTGGATGGGTCAAGTAAGGACCCCTTGGGGATCTTGACGGTGATGGGGATGAGGCAACCGTGGTTCAAGGGCAGATCTTTGTCAATCAGACATCTGAGACAATAAAGGATGGCCGATTTGGTAACGGCCTTGGGGGCGTTGCAGTTTCCCCAGATTTGAGCTCCGGTGCCTTGGAAATCAAAAATTGCACTGCCGTCTTTTCTGTCAATTGTGAGGGCCAGGCCAATGGGACTGCCGTCATCCAGATGGTCTTTGGCGCAGATTGTGTCCCGTTCGGCCAATCCCTTTGATTTGGAGAGCGCTTTAAGACGCTCGCGAACAGACTCTTCAGCCGCATCCTGGACATGTTGCATATACGCCTGGACCACATCGAGTCCGTAGTCATTTACCATTTCCAGAACCAGTTCAATGCCTTTCTGGTTGGCGGCAATCTGGGCCTTGAGGTCGGAGATGTTCTCCGCCAAAAGGCGGGTGCCGGAGATGGGTGGACGCCCAGGTGCCGGTTTTATTTTGCCTGGTGCAAGCAGCAGGTCTGAAATACCCGCCTCTTGAAAAATACCGTTCTCCACCAGTTTAAACGACTCAATACAGGCCCCTTCCTCTTTAAGGCTGCGGGAATTGGGGGGCATGGAGCCGGGGGTTATGCCGCCGATGTCGGCGTGGTGTCCCCGGGACGCCATCCAGAAAATTACCTGGTCATTTTTGAATACGGGTGTGATGACCGTAATGTCCGGCAGGTGACTGCCCCCGGCCGCCGGATGGTTGGAGACCAGCACATCTCCGGGAGTAAGATTGTTTGCCCGGCGTTGGATCTGGGCTTTTACCGCATCGCTCATACTCCCGAGGTGGACCGGCAGATGGGGGGCGTTGGCCACCAGTTCTCCGTTGGGCCCGAACAAGGCGCAGGAAAAATCAAGGCGCTCCTTGATGTTGGTGGAGATGGCGGTCTTTTGCAGCATCCGGCCCATCTGTTCGGCAATGGACATGAACAGATTGCTGAAAATGGAGAGCTGGGCCGGGTCGAGGATTGTGTCAATCTGTGTGCGCGTGCCTGAGCCCACCGTGATTTCCACATCGCCGTTTTGGGTGATGGCTGCGGTGCAGCCGGGTTCGATGAGAATGGTGGAGGTCTGGTGAATCAAAAGGGCGGGGCCGGCAATGCAATGGCCTGCGGCAAGTCCTTCCAGGTCATAAACACAGGTTTTCTGCCGGCCGTCCTCAAAACAGCATTGGACGGTATCCAACACCGGCGCATCCCCGTTGGCCTTTGAAATGTTGATCCGTTGAACTCCCGCAGCTTTGGCCCGGGCCCGTATCCGGATATCGTCGATGAGGATCTGCCTGTCGGAAAGATCGAATCCGAACTCTCGGCGGTAGACAGACCTGAACGCTGCTGCATAGTCATTGTCCTGATTCCCCTTACCCTGGGGCCGGCAGATCATGATGGCTGTATCCGTACCTTGGTATCTCAGGTTTAGAAAACGGTCCGCGTCAATGGCTTCGTCTGAAAATCCTTGATGGTTCAGTTCCCGGCGGGCATCTTTTTCCAGTTGTTCAAAAACGGCATCCGTTTCTTGTAGGGCTTGGGGGCATAGGACGGCGGAGGAGGGCTGCTGGCGCTCGGTGACCACATCGGCCATGCCCATGCCGTAGGCGGACAGAATGCCGGAAAACCGGTGGATAAAGATTTTGGATATCCCAAGGATCCTTGCAATGGCGCAGGCATGCTGGGGACCGGCACCCCCGAATGTGGCCAGTACATGGTTTTTGATATCAAATCCCCGCATCACCGAGATTTCACGAATGGGCCTGACCATCACCTCATTGGCCACCCGGATAAAGCCCAGGGCAACCCCTTCCATGGTCATGGCGGGCAGCCCGGCCGCGGCACAATAAGTGTTGATGTCGTCCGTCAGACCGGCCATGGCCTTGCGGGCTGCCTCCACGTCCAGGGGCTGATCTTCGGTGGCTCCGAAAATATGGGGAAAGTATTTGGGTTGAATACGGCCAAGCACAAGATTGGCGTCTGTAACTGTAAGGTATCCCTTTTTCCGGTAGCAGACAGGCCCCGGATGGGCGCCGGCAGATTCAGGCCCCACCTGAAACATGCCGTTGTCAAAGAATAGGCGGCTGCCCCCGCCTGCGGCCACGGTTTTGATGTGGAGCTGGGGGGCCTGGATGCGTACACCGGCGGTCTGGGTTTCAAAGACCAGTTCGTATTCCCCTCCGAACCGGGAGACATCCGTGGAGGTGCCGCCCATATCAAATCCGATGACCGGCTCTTTTTTTTCTGCATCAAAGGTGGTCATGGCATATCCCACCACCCCGCCGGCAGGCCCGGACAGGATGGCGCGGCTGCCTGTGAACCCGTCGGCACCGGCCAGGCCGCCGTCGGACTGCATGAAAAGAAGGCCGGTATGGGTAAGCTTGTCCTTGAATCCCTGCCTGAAACTGTCAAGATAGGTGCGGATATGCGGATTGAGGTAGGCGTCCACCATGGTGGTATCGCCCCTGGGCACAAGCTTTACCCGGGGCATGACCTGGGAGGAGAGAGAAATCTGGGTAAATCCGATTTCCCTGGCCATACGGCCGATAGCCTGTTCATGTTCGGGCCAGGCATAGGCGTGCATGAGCACAACGGAGAGACTGCGGATCCCCCGGTCATAGACCGCCTCGAGGTCGGATCGTATTGCCTCTGGGTCCAGGGGGCGAATCACGGCCAGGCGGTCACCGGTAATCCCTTTTACTATTTGCTCGGCTACTGCCGAGGCGTCTTCGTCCTCCCGCAGGATTCTCAGGCGTTCATCCGCTTCAATGACCTCCTGGTACAAAAGCTCGGGCTTTTTGATCTCCAGGTCAAAAATTTTCGGCCGATCCTGGTTGCCGATTTGGAGAATATCGCCAAATCCCCGGGTCACCACCAGGGCGCTGGGCGCGCCTTTGCGTTCCAATAAAGCGTTGGTGGCGACGGTGGTCCCCATGCGTATCCACTCAATTTGCCCGGCATAGAACTGTGCTTTGGGCACAGGTTTTCCGGTGACCTCTTCTAATATGCGCCGGATGCCTTCACGGGGGGCGTCAGGATAGTTCCGGGGATCTTCGGACAACAGCTTCATGACCCGGAATCCGGCTTCTCCGGGCACCTCGGCATAGATGTCCGTAAACGTTCCGCCACGGTCAATGGAAAAACGGCATTTGGTTGGATCTGACATGGATACTCCTTGTTTTACTCAGCGCTTGGACAATCGTGGTGCCCTGTGACCATGGGCTTTATATCCAGAATCGGGGTGCCGTCCATCATGTCGATATTTTTGACTCCAATGTGCCCGTCCGCTTTACTTGTTACCTCAACGACACTCAAACCAACGGCATTGGGGCGAATGGGCGAACAAATGCTGAACACGCCCCTGGAAGACGACCGGTGGGGCGGGGTCTGGAAGAGGTTGCTTGAATTAAATGCCGGGCTTTTGTGAAAATGGAAAAGCACCACAATTTTTTGTCCGATTTCAATATCACGCAGGGCAGGGGCAAATTCGGCAAGGATCTCCAAACTGCCTTTCTCCTGGGATACGGACCAGTGACGGGGTAATTTTGTTGCATTGGTTTTTACAAAGCCAATTGGCGAAAAGGAAATGGATATGTCTTCTGTCATTATAATCACCTATTCTTAATTTATGGATAGTTGGTCGCCTTTTGGCGTCAACAAGGTGTCTACTTAACACAGTTCGCGAGCCTCGTACACGTTCAACTACATACGATAACAATTGTGTGAAATCAGTTTGCAAAGCAATTGAGTCAGGTGAGCCCATTTTACATGCATATTAAACTTGTAAAACGGGTTGAATTTATATATGGTTTTTCATTCTTTTCTTGTCAAAAGCCAACTTATTCGATACTTGTAAAGAAAAAATCATTCTTGTAAATCGTTCAAAATAAGGGATACATCGTGCCAGTATCGAGTTGTAAACGTATGATACGTATAGGGATACTCCCTAAAGTCATCATCTTTGTTACCACACTGATAATTCTGCATTTTTTGCTTTTATATCTGTTTGTCAGCGAAAAACTGGAAGATACAAACGCCCAGATTATTCAAAGAGCTGAAAGCATGGGCGAAAGCTATCTGCTTTCACAAAAATTGATCAGCCAGGTTGCCATTAACGACAGCATCAAAGGACTTGACAAAAAATCAACCGAAGCCATTGAGCTTAGAACCCAGGAACTTGCATTTCGCCTGGCCGATTTTCTCTATGAAAGGGATCAGGATATTCTTCAGCTATCGGTCATAACGCCTGATCCAAAAATTTATCTTGCTTTATACTGAATCCAAAAAAGGAAAGTTATTGTCCCGGGGCCCTGGCCCCGGGAAATCAAAGAATCTGATCCTCGCCCCGAATGGATACCAGCTCCTATACCCATTGACTGGAAAAATGCCAACAATAGGACCTTGTGGCGAAATCGATCTGCATTTAAGTTTAATACCATTAAAAAGCCCTTGTATAAAGAACTAACCTTTGTTGATTTAAAAGGGTATGAACAGATAAAAATTGCTGATGGCGCCATCTCATCGGACTTAAGAGACGTTAGCAAAAAAGAGAATACATATTGCCGGGCCGAAGATTATTTTGAACACCTGGACCATTTAAGGCCGGGTGAAATTTATGTTTCCAGGGTGATTGGTGCCTACGTCCCTGGTTTTCTTAAGTATACAGATGATGGCGGCGTGAGTGTCGATCCTAAAAGTGCGTATGCCGGAAAAGAGAATCCCAACGGCAAACCGTTTGAAGGAATTGTCCGCTGGGCGACACCGGTATATAGCGTAACAGGTCAAAAAACAGGGTATGTCACCATGGCCCTGGACCATCAGCATATCATGGAATTCACCGATTACGTTGTGACTACCGACGAGTGGTTTTCTGATATATCCGATGCTGGTTCAGGCAATTATGCCTGGCTTTGGGATGACCAAGATCAATGTATTTCGCACCCACGGGATTTTTTTATCTGCGGCTATGATCCAAAAACCGGAAAGGAGGTGCCCGGATGGCTGAGTCAACCCACATATGATGAATTCAAGAAGAGTGGGAAATCCTTTAATGAGTTTATAGAAAATCTTTCCCCGTTCCGAAATTTCACCTTCAGCAAAGCACCCGCATCAGAGCAGATTAAATCCGGCAACATTCCCCTGGACTGCAGGGTTCTTGACATGGCGCCCCAATGCGAGGGCTGGCACCGGGGGACTGAAGAGGGCGGATCCGGCTCTTTTCTGATTTTCTGGAGCAGACTTTGGAAACTGACCACCTACGCGGTTGTTCCCTATTACACCGGTCAGTATGGAAATTCAAAGCGAGGATTTGGATATGTGACTCTGGGTGCCCAAGTGGCTGATTTCCACAAGGATGCCATGGTGTCCAAGGCCAATATAGAAGAAAGCATTGCCCAGGAGATGGAAACCGTCCAAGAATATAATAAAGAGACATGGCGCATAATTCGGGGATTTGATAAGGAAAATAAACAAATATTGTTTTTATTCACTGCATTACTTGATCTTATGACTTTGTTGATACTCAGCTTTTATATCTTCAGGATGCTTAAACCCTTAAACCAGGTGACAACGGTTGCCGAAGCGATTCAGAAAGGTGATCTGGATCAGTATATTGAGGTCAACTCTTTGGACGAAATCGGTCGTCTGGCGTACGCTTTTAACAAAATGGCTAAATTTTTGGCAAAAGCGGATAAATTGAAAGCTGGCCTCATGGCGGATCAGGTTGAAACAAATAAACAATTAACCCGGGAAATTGAAGTCCGCAGAAAAGCCGAAGAAGCCCTTCAAAAAGCGCACCTTGACCTGGAGCGGCGTGTGGAGGAACGAACTGCCGAACTTAAGCGATCCAACGAGGATCTTAAAAAAGCCAAGGTCATGGCTGAAGCCGCCAGTAAAGCCAAAGGTGCTTTTTTAGCCAATATGAGTCACGAAATCAGGACGCCGTTGAACGGTATTATCGGTATGGCTGAGCTGGCATTGGACGGCGACCTGATGCCCCGGGAACGCAATACCATTCAGGTCGTCAGCTCGGAAGCCGATTCTTTGCTAAGAATTGTCAACGATATTCTGGATTTTTCGAAAATCGAAGCCGGGATGCTTGAACTTGAAAGCATTCCCTTTAATCTTCGGGTGCTGGTTGAGGATCTATCCACGGGAATTGCCTGGCAGGCCGAACAAAAATCTTTGGAGGTCATCACCTATATCTCCAATGATGTGCCGAACCGGGTGGAGGGTGATCCGGGTAGACTTCGGCAGATTTTGTTGAATCTATCCGGTAACGCCTTAAAGTTTACCCATGAAGGAGAAATTTTCCTCCAGGTCGAGCTGGCGTCCATTCGAGGAGATCAGGTGGAAATCCGTTTTGCCGTGACCGATACCGGGATCGGTATCGCCCCGGATAAGCAGCATTCAATTTTTGAAAGTTTTACCCAGGCAGACGGCTCCACCACCAGAAAATACGGGGGGACCGGCCTTGGCATCACCATTTCTAAACAATTGGTTGAACTCATGGGCGGAAAGCTCATGCTGACCAGTGTTGAGGGCAAGGGAAGCACCTTTTGTTTCAATATGTTCTGTAAAACGGCCCCGGATAAAGAAGAGAGTTGCGGCGCTAAAGAGATGGTTGATCTTGCCGGGTTAAAGGTTCTGGTTGTCGATGATATGCCCAACAACCGGTTCATCCTGACAGAGTATCTTGAATACTGGGGCTGTGCTTCGGTTGAGGCGCACAATGCCCGGACTGCGTTTAAGCACCTGCAAGCCGCCTGTGAGCAGAACGCCCCCTTTGATTTGATTCTGACGGATCACCAAATGCCCGACCAAAGCGGTCTGGACCTTTCCCGTCAAATCAGATCAACCCGGGCACTCAAATCAATTCCAATTTTGATTTTGACTTCCATGGGCCAGAAGGGAGACGCAAAAGCGTGCAGGAAGATCGGTATCCAGGGATACCTGAATAAACCCATTCGCCGAAATGAGTTGTATAAGGCGATTCAAACCATATTGGGGACGTCGGCAAACGATAATCTTGAAGAGGCCCCACCATTGGTTACCCGGCATACCCTGGTCGAAGACCTGCGGAAAAGTGTCCGTATACTTCTTGTGGAGGATTATCCGACCAATCAGCAAATAGCCATGCGCCATCTGGAAGGCGCCGGATACGGTGTGGACTTGGCTGAAAACGGTAAACAGGCATTGGCTCAGTTTAAACGTAACAGCTAT contains:
- a CDS encoding CTP synthase; this encodes MADITKYIFVTGGVLSSLGKGLASAAIGMLLESRGLTVTIQKLDPYINVDPGTMNPFQHGEVFVTDDGAETDLDLGHYERFTNAKLGKNNNFTTGKIYDQVITKERRGEYLGGTVQVIPHITDEIKQAITLVSDDADVVIVEIGGTIGDIESLPFLEAIRQFKADAGPSNVIYIHLTLVPYIKTACEVKTKPTQHSVKELRSIGIQPDILLCRTESLLTQDIKNKIALFCNVGADAVFTAKDVDCIYDVPIVYNEEGLGDMVLKKLNIWARAPRIDGWREMVERLKSPRHQVTIAIVGKYVDLTESYKSLNEALTHGGISNDTKVNLKFVDSSTLTKENVDGVLSTVDAVLVPGGFGSRGIEGKILAAGYARKNKVPFFGICLGMQMAVIEVARNLAGLEDANSEEFDADTPYPVIYLMKEWVDEQTGKVEKRDESSDKGGTMRLGAYPCLLAEDTFAMNAYKTENISERHRHRFEFNNEFKEKLVESGLVISGTSPDHGLVEIVELKDHPWYLGCQFHPEFKSKPMVPHPLFKAFIKAALKNKR
- a CDS encoding adenylate kinase, which codes for MNILFFGPNGSGKGTQGKILKDKYNIAHVESGAIFRDNIKGGTELGKKAKAFIDAGDLVPDDITIPMMIDRIKQDDCKNGWLLDGFPRNKVQSEKLHAALNEQGIKLDYVIEMLLDREIAKNRIMGRRLCENDNNHPNNIFIDAIKPDGDKCRVCGGALSTRADDQDETAIDKRHSIYYDTDTGTLASSYYFRDLPDADFKYVTLNGEQALPDVTAELISKL
- a CDS encoding Lrp/AsnC family transcriptional regulator — protein: MDQIDIKILNILQENGKITNAKLSRMVGISAPATLERVKRLESAGVISHFTAVVDPEKVGFSIMVIVSITLSLSKLSSVPLIKEKFAELDEVVECYQIAGAHDFILKVVAKDIKAYAEFMNRKLTRIQGIQSIQSSIVIDSLKDKKILVLGADDDS
- a CDS encoding alpha/beta hydrolase; translated protein: MSDEFVTITGPGDIRLEGIFNRQETNKAAVITHPHPLYGGNMDVPLICRMAACFQSAGIAALRFNFRGTGVSTGTFDDGQGEQDDVKSALKFLSDQGYDQLLLAGYSFGAWVNAHVVNAGVEVTDHIMISPPAALLGFDSVEQLPHTGLILTGENDDLAPAFMVHDLLSKWQIAPRVEVLSGVDHFYAGALDQLESILSDYLQP
- the eno gene encoding phosphopyruvate hydratase translates to MTELIDVRAREIIDSRGNPTVEVDVTLACGAQGRAAVPSGASTGTREALELRDKAENRFMGKGVLNAVANVNEVIAPEIIGYDAMDQAGLDLTMIDIDGTENKSRLGANAILGVSMAAARAAAAANGVPLYRHIGGINARVMPVPMMNIINGGAHAANNLDIQEFMILPFGAANVSEAIRMGAETFHNLKKILKGKGLSTGVGDEGGFAPDLGSNEEAIENIITAIEAAGYRPGKDIGIGLDAAASEFYKDGKYVFASENRAMSPAELIDYYESLIDKYPLVSIEDGLAEGDWDNWELMTQRLGNRIQIVGDDVFVTNPDIFKQGIARGVGNSILIKLNQIGTVTETLDTIQMAKDSGYTTVVSHRSGETEDSFIADLAVGVNSGQIKTGSMSRSDRVAKYNQLIRIEEELAECAVFPEDLFVLK